The Nycticebus coucang isolate mNycCou1 chromosome 5, mNycCou1.pri, whole genome shotgun sequence genome window below encodes:
- the LOC128585722 gene encoding glutathione S-transferase Mu 1 isoform X2, translating to MPMTLGYWDIRGLAHAIRLLLEYTDSSYEEKIYTMGDAPDYDRSQWLKEKFKLGLDFPNLPYLIDGAHKITQSNAILRYIARKHKLCGETEEEMIRVDILENQAMDISNQLATVCYSPDFEKLKPDYLEGLPEKMKHFSQFLGKQPWFVGDKITFVDFLAYDVLDLHRVFEPKCLDAFPNLKDFMAHFEGLKKISAYMKSSRYRPKPLYTKMAVWGNK from the exons ATGCCGATGACACTGGGTTACTGGGACATCCGCGGA CTGGCTCACGCCATCCGCCTGCTCCTGGAATACACAGACTCCAGCTATGAGGAGAAGATTTACACCATGGGGGACG CTCCTGACTATGACAGAAGCCAGTGGCTGAAGGAAAAATTCAAGCTGGGCCTGGATTTTCCCAAT CTGCCGTACTTGATTGATGGGGCTCACAAGATCACCCAGAGCAATGCCATCCTGCGCTACATTGCCCGCAAGCACAAGCTGT GTGGAGAGACAGAAGAGGAGATGATTCGTGTGGACATTTTAGAGAACCAAGCTATGGACATCTCTAATCAGTTGGCCACAGTGTGCTACAGCCCTGACTTT GAGAAACTGAAGCCTGACTACTTGGAGGGCCTCCCTGAAAAGATGAAGCACTTCTCACAGTTTCTGGGAAAGCAGCCATGGTTTGTTGGGGACAAG ATCACCTTTGTGGATTTCCTCGCTTACGATGTCCTTGACCTGCACCGTGTATTTGAGCCCAAGTGCCTGGATGCGTTCCCTAACCTGAAGGACTTCATGGCCCATTTTGAG GGCCTGAAGAAGATCTCTGCCTACATGAAGTCCAGCCGCTACCGCCCAAAGCCTCTGTACACAAAGATGGCCGTCTGGGGCAATAAGTAG
- the LOC128585725 gene encoding glutathione S-transferase Mu 1, which yields MPMILGYWDIRGLAHAIRLLLEYTDSSYEEKIYTMGDAPDYDRSQWLKEKFKLGLDFPNLPYLIDGAHKITQSNAILRYIARKHNMCGETEEEKIRVDILENQTVDTRMHLGMICYSPEFEKLKPQYLEGLPEKMKFYSEFLGTRPWFAGNKITFVDFLAYDVFERNQMFEPKCLDAFPNLKDFMARFEGLKKISAYMKSSRYRPKPLYTKMAVWGNK from the exons ATGCCGATGATACTAGGTTACTGGGACATCCGTGGG CTGGCTCACGCCATCCGCCTGCTCCTGGAATACACAGACTCCAGCTATGAGGAGAAGATTTACACCATGGGGGACG CTCCTGACTATGACAGAAGCCAGTGGCTGAAGGAAAAATTCAAGCTGGGCCTGGATTTTCCCAAT CTGCCGTACTTGATTGATGGGGCTCACAAGATCACCCAGAGCAATGCCATCCTGCGCTACATTGCCCGCAAACATAACATGT GTGGAgagacagaagaggagaagaTTCGTGTGGACATTTTGGAAAACCAGACTGTGGACACCCGCATGCATCTGGGCATGATCTGCTACAGCCCTGAATTT GAGAAACTGAAGCCCCAGTACTTGGAGGGCCTTCCTGAAAAGATGAAGTTCTACTCAGAGTTCCTGGGGACACGGCCATGGTTTGCAGGGAACAAG ATCACCTTTGTGGATTTTCTTGCTTACGATGTTTTTGAGAGGAATCAAATGTTTGAGCCCAAGTGCCTGGATGCATTCCCTAACCTGAAGGACTTCATGGCCCGTTTTGAG GGCCTGAAGAAGATCTCTGCCTACATGAAGTCCAGCCGCTACCGCCCAAAGCCTCTGTACACAAAGATGGCCGTCTGGGGCAACAAGTAG
- the LOC128585722 gene encoding glutathione S-transferase Mu 1 isoform X3, with amino-acid sequence MGDAPDYDRSQWLKEKFKLGLDFPNLPYLIDGAHKITQSNAILRYIARKHKLCGETEEEMIRVDILENQAMDISNQLATVCYSPDFEKLKPDYLEGLPEKMKHFSQFLGKQPWFVGDKITFVDFLAYDVLDLHRVFEPKCLDAFPNLKDFMAHFEGLKKISAYMKSSRYRPKPLYTKMAVWGNK; translated from the exons ATGGGGGACG CTCCTGACTATGACAGAAGCCAGTGGCTGAAGGAAAAATTCAAGCTGGGCCTGGATTTTCCCAAT CTGCCGTACTTGATTGATGGGGCTCACAAGATCACCCAGAGCAATGCCATCCTGCGCTACATTGCCCGCAAGCACAAGCTGT GTGGAGAGACAGAAGAGGAGATGATTCGTGTGGACATTTTAGAGAACCAAGCTATGGACATCTCTAATCAGTTGGCCACAGTGTGCTACAGCCCTGACTTT GAGAAACTGAAGCCTGACTACTTGGAGGGCCTCCCTGAAAAGATGAAGCACTTCTCACAGTTTCTGGGAAAGCAGCCATGGTTTGTTGGGGACAAG ATCACCTTTGTGGATTTCCTCGCTTACGATGTCCTTGACCTGCACCGTGTATTTGAGCCCAAGTGCCTGGATGCGTTCCCTAACCTGAAGGACTTCATGGCCCATTTTGAG GGCCTGAAGAAGATCTCTGCCTACATGAAGTCCAGCCGCTACCGCCCAAAGCCTCTGTACACAAAGATGGCCGTCTGGGGCAATAAGTAG
- the LOC128585722 gene encoding glutathione S-transferase Mu 1 isoform X1: MVAPQGGGTAVRPSLKGLRMPLAHAIRLLLEYTDSSYEEKIYTMGDAPDYDRSQWLKEKFKLGLDFPNLPYLIDGAHKITQSNAILRYIARKHKLCGETEEEMIRVDILENQAMDISNQLATVCYSPDFEKLKPDYLEGLPEKMKHFSQFLGKQPWFVGDKITFVDFLAYDVLDLHRVFEPKCLDAFPNLKDFMAHFEGLKKISAYMKSSRYRPKPLYTKMAVWGNK, encoded by the exons ATGGTGGCTCCTCAGGGTGGGGGAACCGCTGTCCGTCCCTCTCTCAAGGGCCTGCGCATGCCG CTGGCTCACGCCATCCGCCTGCTCCTGGAATACACAGACTCCAGCTATGAGGAGAAGATTTACACCATGGGGGACG CTCCTGACTATGACAGAAGCCAGTGGCTGAAGGAAAAATTCAAGCTGGGCCTGGATTTTCCCAAT CTGCCGTACTTGATTGATGGGGCTCACAAGATCACCCAGAGCAATGCCATCCTGCGCTACATTGCCCGCAAGCACAAGCTGT GTGGAGAGACAGAAGAGGAGATGATTCGTGTGGACATTTTAGAGAACCAAGCTATGGACATCTCTAATCAGTTGGCCACAGTGTGCTACAGCCCTGACTTT GAGAAACTGAAGCCTGACTACTTGGAGGGCCTCCCTGAAAAGATGAAGCACTTCTCACAGTTTCTGGGAAAGCAGCCATGGTTTGTTGGGGACAAG ATCACCTTTGTGGATTTCCTCGCTTACGATGTCCTTGACCTGCACCGTGTATTTGAGCCCAAGTGCCTGGATGCGTTCCCTAACCTGAAGGACTTCATGGCCCATTTTGAG GGCCTGAAGAAGATCTCTGCCTACATGAAGTCCAGCCGCTACCGCCCAAAGCCTCTGTACACAAAGATGGCCGTCTGGGGCAATAAGTAG